From Chloroflexota bacterium, one genomic window encodes:
- a CDS encoding biotin--[acetyl-CoA-carboxylase] ligase — MLTSFEQTIIEPARYQLETLIIGQELLGLEQTASTNSLIRERAFAGVSEGLVIVANEQTAGRGRRGRSWSAPAGSSLLLSLLLRPTWLLPSESFLLTMLAAVAISEAIERETNCKVELKWPNDLLINGRKLAGILVELETAGPERLRWAVIGSGINVNWRPTEDLSINQAATSLAVECGKDVDRAALLRAILQSYDRQYLSLRSGRREALRQTWLSRLTTLGQTVEVELSSHNFTGVAESVDQHGGLQVRSSDGQLHTVYAGDVKVRPVTQA, encoded by the coding sequence ATGCTGACATCATTTGAACAAACAATTATCGAACCAGCCCGTTATCAGCTAGAAACTTTGATTATTGGCCAAGAATTGCTTGGCCTCGAACAAACTGCCTCGACCAACAGCCTGATTCGTGAACGCGCTTTTGCTGGGGTCTCCGAAGGCTTGGTGATTGTTGCCAACGAACAAACCGCTGGCCGTGGGCGACGCGGACGTAGCTGGAGCGCTCCGGCTGGCAGTAGTTTGTTGCTTTCGCTGCTGTTACGGCCAACGTGGCTCTTGCCAAGCGAAAGCTTTTTATTGACCATGCTGGCGGCGGTGGCGATTAGCGAAGCAATTGAACGCGAAACTAATTGCAAGGTCGAGCTAAAATGGCCCAACGATCTATTAATTAATGGGCGGAAGTTGGCGGGCATTTTAGTTGAGCTAGAGACGGCTGGCCCCGAACGGCTGCGCTGGGCCGTGATTGGGAGCGGTATCAACGTCAATTGGCGGCCAACCGAAGATCTAAGCATCAACCAAGCGGCTACCTCGTTGGCAGTGGAATGCGGCAAGGATGTTGATCGGGCGGCCTTGCTGAGGGCAATTTTGCAAAGCTACGATCGCCAGTATCTGAGTTTGCGCAGTGGCCGTCGCGAAGCCTTACGTCAAACTTGGCTCAGCCGTTTAACCACGCTCGGACAAACTGTCGAAGTTGAGTTGAGCAGCCACAATTTCACTGGCGTGGCCGAATCGGTCGATCAGCATGGTGGCTTACAAGTGCGCAGCAGCGACGGTCAACTGCATACGGTTTACGCTGGCGATGTTAAAGTTCGCCCAGTCACACAAGCATAA